In the Oncorhynchus keta strain PuntledgeMale-10-30-2019 chromosome 14, Oket_V2, whole genome shotgun sequence genome, one interval contains:
- the LOC118393276 gene encoding squamous cell carcinoma antigen recognized by T-cells 3-like isoform X2: protein MAATGDADETQLQDMEEEAVMENEMDSGEEEGLGIENSDDEIDNSSEDEKENEAEIQRLEEQLSINAFDYNCHVDLIKLLRQEGELPRLRKARQKMSELFPLTEEIWLDWLKDEIHLTEEEPNREKVYELFETAMKDYICPEIWLEYAQYSIGGMGLPGGMEKVRSIFERALTAVGLHMTKGATVWEAYREFENAILATVQPPPGSVPTREQQELLNAQLERIHTLFRRQLSIPLMDMDGTYAEYEEWSDQGVSDTVSQKYKGALQEMEKSKPYEETLMIAEPPKLAEYQTYIDYEQKEGDPARIQIIFERALSENCLVPDMWAKYTKYLDRQLKIKDLVLSSHDRAVRNCPWTMGLWKNYLLALERHGADHHTISDVFERALNAGFIQATDYVNIWEAYLDYLRRRVDFSKESSRELEELRAAFTRSLDYMKQDVEERFSESGDPSCTIMQVWAKIEALHCKNMQKARELWDSIMTKGNAKFANMWLEYYNLERSYGDALHCRKALHRAVQCTSDYPEHVCEVLLTFERVEGSLEDWDAAVQKTETRLNRVYEQRAKVTDKEAHVARQVEEKTEQRRRAKADKKNQKKGQRGSRPGEKRKAEDKDYEDEWGEESEQPPKRHRREGDQGFRGGCGGAEEFMGTESGLFGRRAPPGRRQEPPGTKRGQQVAPATVWKTQEDDPELRKDDCSVFISNLAFTMEDPEKRLKKLFEPCGPVQSVRPVYAAKGFRGYCYVQFEGKASVVEALKMDRQEVEGRPMFVSPCVDKNKNPDFKVFKYNTNLEKHKIFISGLPFSCTKEQLEELCKVHGTIKDIRLVTNRSGKPKGLAYVEFGDEAQASQAVLKLDGTVLQEHTLSVAISNPPRRNTADKPGFSRPVGAMMPRSMVYGSRGKGRTQLSLLPRSLHRQTGSESKAENGTAPKPTGGASGDAGIEAQAKPLSNSDFAKMLFKK from the exons ATGGCAGCAACGGGGGACGCAGATGAGACTCAGTTGCAAGACATGGAGGAAGAGGCAGTGATGGAAAATGAAATGGATTCAGGTGAAGAGGAGGGTTTGGGAATTGAAAATTCCGACGATGAAATAGACAATTCATCAGAAGACGAAAAAGAGAATGAAGCCGAAATTCAGCGTTTGGAGGAGCAG CTGTCCATCAATGCTTTTGATTACAACTGTCATGTGGACCTCATAAAACTCCTGAGGCAGGAGGGGGAGCTGCCTCGGCTGCGTAAGGCAAGGCAGAAGATGAGTGAGCTCTTCCCACTCACTGAAG AGATTTGGCTGGACTGGCTCAAGGATGAGATCCACCTAACAGAAGAGGAGCCGAACCGGGAGAAAGTCTATGAGCTCTTTGAGACGGCTATGAAAGATTATATCT GCCCTGAAATCTGGCTGGAATATGCCCAATACTCTATCGGGGGCATGGGACTGCCTGGTGGGATGGAGAAGGTGAGGTCCATCTTCGAGAGAGCCCTGACAGCTGTGGGGCTGCACATGACCAAGGGGGCGACAGTGTGGGAGGCCTACAGGGAGTTTGAGAACGCCATACTGGCAACAGTTCAG CCGCCCCCTGGCAGCGTTCCCACCCGCGAGCAGCAGGAGCTTCTGAACGCTCAGCTCGAGCGCATCCACACTCTGTTCCGCCGCCAGCTGTCCATCCCCTTAATGG ACATGGACGGAACATATGCAGAGTATGAGGAGTGGTCTGACCAGGGGGTGTCTGATACAGTCTCCCAGAAGTACAAGGGGGCCCTGCAAGAAATGGAGAAGAGCAAGCCTTATGAGGAGACTCTG ATGATAGCTGAGCCACCCAAGCTGGCAGAGTATCAGACCTACATTGACTATGAGCAAAAGGAGGGTGACCCAGCACGGATCCAGATCATCTTTGAGCGGGCATTATCAGAAAACTGCCTGGTACCAGACATGTGGGCAAAGTACACCAAATACCTG GACCGCCAACTGAAGATCAAAGACCTGGTCCTGTCCTCTCACGACCGTGCGGTCAGGAACTGCCCCTGGACCATGGGCCTGTGGAAGAACTACCTGCTGGCCCTGGAGAGGCATGGGGCTGACCACCACACTATCTCAG ATGTTTTTGAAAGGGCCCTGAATGCTGGTTTCATACAAGCCACAGATTACGTGAATATCTGGGAAGCGTACCTTGATTACCTGAGGCGGCGCGTCGATTTCAGTAAAG AGTCGAGCAGAGAGCTGGAGGAGCTGCGGGCAGCCTTCACCCGGTCCCTGGACTATATGAAACAAGATGTGGAAGAGA GGTTTAGTGAAAGTGGAGACCCCTCTTGTACTATCATGCAGGTCTGGGCAAAGATAGAG GCCTTGCATTGTAAGAACATGCAGAAGGCCAGAGAACTGTGGGACAGCATCATGACAAAAGGGAACGCCAAATTCGCCAACATGTGGTTGGAGTACTATAACCTGGAGAG GTCGTACGGAGATGCTCTCCACTGCAGGAAAGCCCTCCACAGGGCCGTCCAGTGTACCTCCGACTACCCAGAGCATGTGTGCGAGGTCCTGCTCACCTTTGAGAGAGTTGAGG GTTCTCTGGAGGACTGGGATGCAGCGGTGCAGAAGACTGAGACGCGGCTGAACAGAGTCTATGAGCAGAGGGCCAAG GTGACAGACAAAGAGGCCCATGTAGCTCGACAGGTGGAGGAGAAGACTGAACAGCGGCGGAGGGCCAAGGCAGACAAGAAGAACCAGAAGAAGGGCCAGAGAGGCAGCAGGCCTGGAGAGAAGCGGAAGGCAGAGGACAAGGATTACGAGGATGAGTGGGGAGAGGAATCGG AGCAACCTCCAAAGAGGCACAGAAGGGAGGGCGACCAAGGCTTCAGGGGGGGATGTGGTGGTGCTGAGGAGTTCATGGGGACAGAGAGTGGGCTGTTTGGGAGGAGAGCCCCCCCTGGCCGCAGACAGGAACCCCCTGGTACTAAGAGGGGCCAGCAGGTGGCGCCAGCCACCGTATGGAAGACCCAGGAAGACGACCCCGAGCTACGCAAGGATGACTGCAGTGTGTTTATCAGTAACCTGGCCTTCACCATGGAGGATCCAGAGAAGAGGCTGAAGAAGTTGTTTGAGCCCTGTGGTCCTGTCCAGTCAGTGCGCCCCGTCTATGCTGCCAAGGGCTTCAGAGGGTACTGCTACGTACAGTTTGAGGGCAAGGCGTCTGTGGTCGAGGCCCTGAAGATGGACCGGCAAGAGGTGGAAGGCAGGCCCATGTTCGTATCACCCTGTGTGGATAAAAACAAGAACCCTGATTTTAAG GTGTTTAAGTACAACACAAACCTAGAGAAACACAAGATCTTTATCTCGGGCCTGCCCTTTTCCTGCACCAAGGAGCAGCTAGAGGAGCTGTGCAAGGTTCATGGCACCATTAAAGACATCCGCTTGGTCACCAACCGCTCAGGCAAACCCAAG GGTCTGGCGTACGTGGAGTTTGGGGATGAGGCTCAGGCCTCCCAGGCCGTGCTGAAGTTGGATGGCACCGTACTACAGGAACACACACTCTCTGTTGCCATTAGCAACCCGCCTCGCAGAAACACTGCCGACAAGCCTGGCTTCAGCAGACCCGTGGGAGCCATGATGCCCCGGTCTATGGTCTATGGATC GAGGGGAAAAGGGCGCACCCAGCTCTCATTACTCCCTCGTTCACTACATCGGCAGACTGGATCAGAAAGTAAAGCAGAGAATGGGACTGCACCTAAACCCACAGGGGGCGCATCTGGAGATGCTGGGATTGAAGCACAAGCCAAGCCCTTGTCTAATTCAGACTTTGCTAAAATGCTTTTCAAAAAGTGA
- the LOC118393276 gene encoding squamous cell carcinoma antigen recognized by T-cells 3-like isoform X1, which yields MAATGDADETQLQDMEEEAVMENEMDSGEEEGLGIENSDDEIDNSSEDEKENEAEIQRLEEQLSINAFDYNCHVDLIKLLRQEGELPRLRKARQKMSELFPLTEEIWLDWLKDEIHLTEEEPNREKVYELFETAMKDYICPEIWLEYAQYSIGGMGLPGGMEKVRSIFERALTAVGLHMTKGATVWEAYREFENAILATVQPPPGSVPTREQQELLNAQLERIHTLFRRQLSIPLMDMDGTYAEYEEWSDQGVSDTVSQKYKGALQEMEKSKPYEETLMIAEPPKLAEYQTYIDYEQKEGDPARIQIIFERALSENCLVPDMWAKYTKYLDRQLKIKDLVLSSHDRAVRNCPWTMGLWKNYLLALERHGADHHTISDVFERALNAGFIQATDYVNIWEAYLDYLRRRVDFSKGESTLTLESSRELEELRAAFTRSLDYMKQDVEERFSESGDPSCTIMQVWAKIEALHCKNMQKARELWDSIMTKGNAKFANMWLEYYNLERSYGDALHCRKALHRAVQCTSDYPEHVCEVLLTFERVEGSLEDWDAAVQKTETRLNRVYEQRAKVTDKEAHVARQVEEKTEQRRRAKADKKNQKKGQRGSRPGEKRKAEDKDYEDEWGEESEQPPKRHRREGDQGFRGGCGGAEEFMGTESGLFGRRAPPGRRQEPPGTKRGQQVAPATVWKTQEDDPELRKDDCSVFISNLAFTMEDPEKRLKKLFEPCGPVQSVRPVYAAKGFRGYCYVQFEGKASVVEALKMDRQEVEGRPMFVSPCVDKNKNPDFKVFKYNTNLEKHKIFISGLPFSCTKEQLEELCKVHGTIKDIRLVTNRSGKPKGLAYVEFGDEAQASQAVLKLDGTVLQEHTLSVAISNPPRRNTADKPGFSRPVGAMMPRSMVYGSRGKGRTQLSLLPRSLHRQTGSESKAENGTAPKPTGGASGDAGIEAQAKPLSNSDFAKMLFKK from the exons ATGGCAGCAACGGGGGACGCAGATGAGACTCAGTTGCAAGACATGGAGGAAGAGGCAGTGATGGAAAATGAAATGGATTCAGGTGAAGAGGAGGGTTTGGGAATTGAAAATTCCGACGATGAAATAGACAATTCATCAGAAGACGAAAAAGAGAATGAAGCCGAAATTCAGCGTTTGGAGGAGCAG CTGTCCATCAATGCTTTTGATTACAACTGTCATGTGGACCTCATAAAACTCCTGAGGCAGGAGGGGGAGCTGCCTCGGCTGCGTAAGGCAAGGCAGAAGATGAGTGAGCTCTTCCCACTCACTGAAG AGATTTGGCTGGACTGGCTCAAGGATGAGATCCACCTAACAGAAGAGGAGCCGAACCGGGAGAAAGTCTATGAGCTCTTTGAGACGGCTATGAAAGATTATATCT GCCCTGAAATCTGGCTGGAATATGCCCAATACTCTATCGGGGGCATGGGACTGCCTGGTGGGATGGAGAAGGTGAGGTCCATCTTCGAGAGAGCCCTGACAGCTGTGGGGCTGCACATGACCAAGGGGGCGACAGTGTGGGAGGCCTACAGGGAGTTTGAGAACGCCATACTGGCAACAGTTCAG CCGCCCCCTGGCAGCGTTCCCACCCGCGAGCAGCAGGAGCTTCTGAACGCTCAGCTCGAGCGCATCCACACTCTGTTCCGCCGCCAGCTGTCCATCCCCTTAATGG ACATGGACGGAACATATGCAGAGTATGAGGAGTGGTCTGACCAGGGGGTGTCTGATACAGTCTCCCAGAAGTACAAGGGGGCCCTGCAAGAAATGGAGAAGAGCAAGCCTTATGAGGAGACTCTG ATGATAGCTGAGCCACCCAAGCTGGCAGAGTATCAGACCTACATTGACTATGAGCAAAAGGAGGGTGACCCAGCACGGATCCAGATCATCTTTGAGCGGGCATTATCAGAAAACTGCCTGGTACCAGACATGTGGGCAAAGTACACCAAATACCTG GACCGCCAACTGAAGATCAAAGACCTGGTCCTGTCCTCTCACGACCGTGCGGTCAGGAACTGCCCCTGGACCATGGGCCTGTGGAAGAACTACCTGCTGGCCCTGGAGAGGCATGGGGCTGACCACCACACTATCTCAG ATGTTTTTGAAAGGGCCCTGAATGCTGGTTTCATACAAGCCACAGATTACGTGAATATCTGGGAAGCGTACCTTGATTACCTGAGGCGGCGCGTCGATTTCAGTAAAGGTGAAAGCACCTTAACATTGG AGTCGAGCAGAGAGCTGGAGGAGCTGCGGGCAGCCTTCACCCGGTCCCTGGACTATATGAAACAAGATGTGGAAGAGA GGTTTAGTGAAAGTGGAGACCCCTCTTGTACTATCATGCAGGTCTGGGCAAAGATAGAG GCCTTGCATTGTAAGAACATGCAGAAGGCCAGAGAACTGTGGGACAGCATCATGACAAAAGGGAACGCCAAATTCGCCAACATGTGGTTGGAGTACTATAACCTGGAGAG GTCGTACGGAGATGCTCTCCACTGCAGGAAAGCCCTCCACAGGGCCGTCCAGTGTACCTCCGACTACCCAGAGCATGTGTGCGAGGTCCTGCTCACCTTTGAGAGAGTTGAGG GTTCTCTGGAGGACTGGGATGCAGCGGTGCAGAAGACTGAGACGCGGCTGAACAGAGTCTATGAGCAGAGGGCCAAG GTGACAGACAAAGAGGCCCATGTAGCTCGACAGGTGGAGGAGAAGACTGAACAGCGGCGGAGGGCCAAGGCAGACAAGAAGAACCAGAAGAAGGGCCAGAGAGGCAGCAGGCCTGGAGAGAAGCGGAAGGCAGAGGACAAGGATTACGAGGATGAGTGGGGAGAGGAATCGG AGCAACCTCCAAAGAGGCACAGAAGGGAGGGCGACCAAGGCTTCAGGGGGGGATGTGGTGGTGCTGAGGAGTTCATGGGGACAGAGAGTGGGCTGTTTGGGAGGAGAGCCCCCCCTGGCCGCAGACAGGAACCCCCTGGTACTAAGAGGGGCCAGCAGGTGGCGCCAGCCACCGTATGGAAGACCCAGGAAGACGACCCCGAGCTACGCAAGGATGACTGCAGTGTGTTTATCAGTAACCTGGCCTTCACCATGGAGGATCCAGAGAAGAGGCTGAAGAAGTTGTTTGAGCCCTGTGGTCCTGTCCAGTCAGTGCGCCCCGTCTATGCTGCCAAGGGCTTCAGAGGGTACTGCTACGTACAGTTTGAGGGCAAGGCGTCTGTGGTCGAGGCCCTGAAGATGGACCGGCAAGAGGTGGAAGGCAGGCCCATGTTCGTATCACCCTGTGTGGATAAAAACAAGAACCCTGATTTTAAG GTGTTTAAGTACAACACAAACCTAGAGAAACACAAGATCTTTATCTCGGGCCTGCCCTTTTCCTGCACCAAGGAGCAGCTAGAGGAGCTGTGCAAGGTTCATGGCACCATTAAAGACATCCGCTTGGTCACCAACCGCTCAGGCAAACCCAAG GGTCTGGCGTACGTGGAGTTTGGGGATGAGGCTCAGGCCTCCCAGGCCGTGCTGAAGTTGGATGGCACCGTACTACAGGAACACACACTCTCTGTTGCCATTAGCAACCCGCCTCGCAGAAACACTGCCGACAAGCCTGGCTTCAGCAGACCCGTGGGAGCCATGATGCCCCGGTCTATGGTCTATGGATC GAGGGGAAAAGGGCGCACCCAGCTCTCATTACTCCCTCGTTCACTACATCGGCAGACTGGATCAGAAAGTAAAGCAGAGAATGGGACTGCACCTAAACCCACAGGGGGCGCATCTGGAGATGCTGGGATTGAAGCACAAGCCAAGCCCTTGTCTAATTCAGACTTTGCTAAAATGCTTTTCAAAAAGTGA